AGTTATAGAACCTTTACCATACTTGCCAATTATTAAGGATTTAGTTGTTGATATGGATGAATTCTTTGCTAAATATGAGTTGATTAAACCATATTTAATTACCAAAACTCAAGCTCCTCAAATTGAAAGATACCAACATAATGATGATGCAGAATTGTTAATGGAATGTACAAAATGTATTTTGTGTGCATGCTGCTCAACAAGTTGCCCTTCGTTATGGTCTAATGAAAAATTTATTGCTCCAGCTGCTATGTTAAAGGCTTATCGTTTTATTTTTGATACAAGAGATGAAGCAGCTGATGAAAGAATGGATATTCTTGATTCTCCAGATGGAATTTGGAGATGTCACACAATTTTCAATTGTGTAGAAGCTTGTCCTAAAGACATTAATATTACTTGGCACCTTTCTCAATTGAAAAAACGTGCAGTTTCAAGAAGTATTTAAATTAAAATGTTTGGTTTAATGTTTTGCCACGCATTAAATATATGTGTGGCATTTTTTTTATTTTTTATTCCTTGTGTTTTTCAATTTTTTTAATGATTTAATAATCACATTATGAAAAGTTTTTTACTTTTTTTAATATTTTTTAATACAAGTAGTTTATTACTTGCTCAAAAACTACAATGGGTTAAAACAGTTGCTGGGCGGGATTTTGATGCTATTGAAAAAATTGTAGTTGATAAATCAAACAATGTTTATTCTATTGGAAATTTTGGTGGAACTTCTGAAGTAGGTACAAACAAAGGTGATGGTTATAAAATTAAATCAAGAGGAAGATACGATTCTTTTGTAATGAAACAATCTCAAGATGGTGAAGTATTATGGATAAGATCTTGTGGTTCTAAAGATTATGATTATGGTACTTCAATTTCTCTAGATTCAAAAGGGAATTGTTATCTTGTTGGAGCTTATTACAATGATACATTAAAGTTCTCTAACTCTGATTTGAAATTTCAATGTAAGGGAAATTATGATGGTTACATTGTAAAGTATGATCCTGATGGTAATTTAGTTTATGCTAAAACCATTAGTTCTCAAGGATACCAATACATAGAGGCTATCGAACTTGATAAATACGATAACATTTATATTCATGGTACTTATAATGGGACTTTTGATATGGATTTTGGGAATGCAGTTGATGAAATTGAACCAAATCAAAAGCTATCACTTTTCTTAATTAAATACTCACCAGATTTTGAAAAAGTAATTTTCAATTCGGTGACTACTTCAATGAATGGTTCAGTTGGATTGACAGAGGCTAGAATGGCAGTCTCTCCTGAAGGATTTGTATATATTGGTGGTTCATATACTTCTGACTTGCTTCAATCTTTAAACAACCAAACTGATTCTACTTTTTCAAATGGTCGAGTTGATGGATTTGTTTGTGGCATTTCTCCAAATGGAAAAATATCATTTATAAATACAATAGGTGGTCCTCAAAATGATTATGTAAACAGTTTACACACCTCTGATGATTCACATTTCTTTGTTGGTGGTAACTATTCTGATACCTGCTATTTCGATAAATCAAATTTAAAAAAATTTTCATTACCTATTGGAGGTTCTGATGCCTATTGTGCTGATTATTCAAACAATGGGAAATTTAATATATTCTTTAATTTTGGTGGAAAAGGAGAAGATAATTTACATTCAGTTTTTATGTTTGATCAAGGGATTCCCTGTATGATTGGAGAATTTAGAGATAGTATTGACTTCCCAAATTATATGTTGAAAAGTCAAGGTAAATCAGATGTAATTGTTTATTTTCCTATTCATTTTTATATCAACCCTTATATACTTTCAATTGGAGGTGAGTTAACAAACGAGGGTAATTATGTTTATGTAAAGCAAAATGGGCAATCACTTGATGTAATTATTGCTGGTCAATTTTATGGTAAAATGTTTTTTGATTCTTCTAGAAATATAATGATTCCTTCTGTAAATGAATTTGATACTACAGATGGGTTTATAGCGAAATATAAATTTAAAATTTCTACAGTTTCAGTTGAACAAAATAAAAACAATTTCTCATTTAGCTATTATAACAATATTATAAATTTAAATTTCAAAGAATCTACTTCATTCAATTTAGAAATTTTTAATACTATTGGTGAATTGATTACATTTCAAAAATATAATAATGAAAGCCATCTGTTTTTTCCAACAAAGCATCTAAAATCTGGTGTCTATTTCTTAAAAATTAGAAATCTTGAAACTAATGAAACTATAATTAAAAAATTTGTTATAAGCTAAATTATAAAATAAAGTGGAAGAAATTGTTATAATTGGCGGAGGTGTTTCAGGTATTTCATCTGCTGTAATATTAGCTGAAAATGGCTTTAAACCTATACTCATTGAATCTAGGAAATATTTAGGAGGAAGAGTAAGGTCATTTATAAATGAACTATCAGGTGATGTAATTGATAATGGTCAGCATTTGTTTTTAGGTTGTTATAATTATACTTTTAAGCTATTTAGAAAACTTGATACTTTTAAATTTTTAGTTAAAAATTTTCCTAGTAATATTGAATTCAGAGATAGATATTCAGGAATATCAAATTTATCTTACCCTGCTATTTTTAATCCACAAATAGGAAGTATGTTAGCAATTTTGAAATTTAAGAATTTATCAATCAAGGAAAAGTTATTAATATTCCCTTTAATAAATTATATACTTTTAAATGATGTAAACCCCAATGAAACTGTTAAAAATTTATTAGATAGATTCAAGCAGAGTTCAAATATTTGTTATAGATTATGGAATCCAATAGTAATTGCAACTATAAATTCTTCACCTGAATTAGCATCTGCTTCATTGTTTGTAAATGTTATGAAAGAAGGATTTTTAGGTAAAGGTAATTCATCTTTGTTATATTTTTCAAATACTGGATTATCGAATTTATTTATCAATTCTACAAAAATTATTGAAAATTCAAGCGGAAAAGTATTGTATAATTCATCTGTTTCAAAGATATTTTTTCATAATTCTTATTATCGAATTGTATTTAAAGATAATTCTGAAATTAAAACAAAAAATATTATTTCTTCTGTACCATCTGATGTTTTATCGAGGATTATCAATGATGATAAGATTTTGAAAAGTAGCTTAAATATACCTGAATTTAAATATTCACCTATAATTTCAATTTACATTTGGTTTAAAGGGCATTACAATTTACCATTATTTAATGCACTAACAGGAACTAGAATTGAATGGCTATTTAATAAACGGAAAATGTTTACTGAGAATAAAGAAAATACACTCATAAGTTGCACAATTAGTTCTGCTGAAGAACTTTCTAAATTAACAAATACTGATTTATATAATATTGTGATTGATGAATTAAAAATTTGTTATAAAGAACTAAAAAATGCTGAAGTTTTGGATTTCGAAATTATAAAGGAAAATAGAGCAACACCAATTTTTACCCCAGAAGCCCAAAGAATGAGGCTCAAAACTAAAACTATTTTAAAAGGCTTCTATTTATCTGGTGATTGGACTGATACTAAACTTCCAGCAACAATAGAAGGAGGTGTGAAAAGTGGTTTTAAAGCAGCAGAACTTTTTTTAAAAGATTGTAAATAATTTTCTTTTAAATCTACAGATTATTAAATTCTATTTTTTTAGAAATTAATTCTAATAGTTCTACTACTTGAGCTCCAATAACTCCATTGTTTGGAATATCAGTTCCCTTTTGAATTGCATTAACAAACTCAGAACATTCTAACCTTAAAGGTTCATGTTGTTCAAGAGCTAATACATGTATATCACCTGCAGAATATGCTAATACTTCGTGATCTTTTGAGTTAATTCTATTATCTATACCTTTATCATATAACTTTACTTTTCCATCTGGAGCTAACATTTCATCATATACAATTGATCCATTTTCACCAAAGATCTGGATTAATCTAGTTTTATTTGCAGATAACCAAGATAAATGAATATGTGCAGTTTTGTTTCCAGAAAATTCAAGATTAATATGTGCATTATCTATAAATCCTTTCCATTGAAAAGATGTACCAGAAGCATCTACTTTAACAGGCATTTCATTAAATAAATGAAGTATTATTGAAAGATCATGTGGGCAAAGATCCCATACAACATCTACGGTAGTTTTTGGAGGACCAAGGTTTATTCTAGTAGAACTGAAATGAAAAACCTTTCCAATTTTACCTGATTCAAGTTCTCTTCTTATTCTTCTCGTGCCTGGAGTAAATTGGAAAGTATGACCAACACCAAGAATTTTATTGTTAATTTTTGCTATCTCAACTAAATCCCAAGCATCTTTAGAAGTATGTGCCAAAGGTTTTTCTACAAATGTATGCTTACCTGCTTTTAGAGCTAATTCTGCTAATTCACGATGAGTTGTTACTGGGGTAACAATTACAATTGCATCAATTTCACTATCAGATATTATATCATTAAAATCTTCTGTAGTATTTATATCAGGATAGTTCTCTTTTATATAATCAAGTCTACCACTTCTTAAATCACTTACAGTTTTTACTTTAGCATTTGGTAAACCATGAAAATTTCTAATTAAATTTGGTCCCCAATAACCACATCCTATCACACCTATTTTTATCAATTTATTTATATAATTTAATAATTTTTAATTTATTTAATTTTAACCCATAAACTTAAAAACAGAAATAAAATAACTGTAAGCTATACTCCACCTTTACCAAACAAAACAGTTGGAATGGTTTTTAAAACAATTTTAAAATCTAACCAAAGAGAATAATTATGAATATAATACAAATCCATAATTATTGAATCGTTAAAAGTTACATCACTATTATTTCTTCCAAATACTTGCCACATTCCAGTCATTCCAGGTTTTATTTTAAATCTTTCCTTATGCCAATCATCAAAGTGATCATATTCATACTTTAGGCATGGTCTTGGACCAATCAGTGACATTTGACCTTTTATAACATTAAGAAGCTGAGGGAATTCATCTAATGAGAATTTTCTTAGGATTTTTCCAACTTTAGTAATTCGTGGATCATCTTTTATTTTTTCTGTAGTACCATTTTCTTTAATAATTTTCTCTAAATGATCTTGATGAATTTTTGGGTCATTATTTTGGTACATTGTTCTAAATTTATACCAAGTAAACAATTTACCATCTTTACCTACAACATCAGATTTATAAAATATTTTTCCTTTCGAAGTAAATTTTACTGCAATTGCAATTGAAATAAAAATAGGTGATAAAATCAATATTATTAATAAAGATCCAATAAAATCTATACTTCTTTTTATAAACCAACTGGTTGGTAAAGAGACTTCATTTGAATTTGAATTAAAAGTAAAAGAATCAATAGTTGAGAATTCACTAATATCAAGTTTATCATGAACTATTCTAAAATGTGGTGTAATCACTGTAACAGGAATATCTGTTAATCTACAAATCTCAATAATTTCTAATAAACGAGAATATTGTATTGAATTAATTGCGATATAAATTTCGTTTACAGAAATTTGGTTTAATACATTTTTTACATTCTCAATTGGACCATAAATAAGTTTTGATAAAAGTTGCTTACCTATTTTATTTAAATCATCATCAATAAAACCAGCAATTGATAAACCTAATTGTGGATTATCATTTATATGAGTAGCTAGAGCATGACCTGTTGAACCAGCTCCAACTGCTAAAACATTTCTAAATATTATTTTGTTTTCATTTAACCTTAAATAAAATTTTCTAAAAAACAACACTCTAAAAAGTGATAAAAATATACAACCAAGTACAATATAAAGTATTGTATGAGATCTGCTATAACCCAATGCTTCAGTATTCTTTATTAAAAACAAAGATATAGATTGTAATATTCCAATCCAAAGTACACCTTTAGCTAAAGATACAACTTGTTCAATACCAGTCGTAAATATTTTGTGACGATAAAGTTGAAATTCTCTAAAGATTGGTATTGCGATAAATGATGATAAAGTAAAGTAAACTATCTCATTTATTTCTATACTATAATTCGAAAATTTAAGCCGGAACAACAAAATCAATCCAGCAGTTATTAATAGGATTACAAAATCTATTAATGCTAAAAATATTTTAGTAAATTGTATTGATTTAAATATTGACATATATGTTCTAATAACTTATGAAATAATTTTTCAACTATTTACATTTAATTGTTAATAGTTGTTTCTAAACAACTTAGTTTTTAAAATGTTTAATAATGAGTTATTTAAAATTTTAATTTTAATACTCATTTATATTTTTTTTAAAACTTTAATAATTTCATCCGTTATATTATTACCTAAATATTTTTCAGGCTTTGAGTTTAAATTCCAATCAATATTTTCAATATCTTTATTAGAGTTTAAAAACGTCAATTTACCCAATTTATTTAACTCTTCATCCACAGCTCCTCTTTTACCAGTAAACAGACTGTAAGCATGTTTTCCAAGAGCAACTGCTTCCCTATTCATAGTTCCTCCACCGCTAAAGCAAATATCTGAATGATAGATTAACTGTAAACCATCTAATGCTTTCAAAGGAACCAAAACTTTTGCTTTATATTTAGAATCGAGAATTTTAGAAATAAACTTTTTTTCTAACTCTGTTTTAGGTAATATTACTACAAAATTATTTTCATTACTTATAGCTTTTAACACAATTTCTTTACATAATAGTTCACTTAAAACATTATGATAATTACCAATTATTCCAGGTGGGCGAATTACAATTAGTTTCATTGATTCAGAACATCCAATAGATAGCCTAAATCCTGGATTTGGTAAAAAGTTATGTATATATAAATCTTCTTTTAACCCTTTATAGTAAATTACCTTATTAATAGGTAAACCTGCTTCCTTTAACCTTTGCATACTAATATAATCAGGGCATAACATATACTTAGAAAGAGTACCTAATATTTTCATTTCACTCCATTCATAATCAAACATAGTTACAATTGGAATTCCCATTAATTTTGATGCTATCGCTTGAGTCCTAGAACCATGGCTCAATGAAAGTGTAGGACTAAAAGATTTAACTTCATTAATTAATTGAATAGCTCTTACTGGTAAATTTAGTACTTTATTTATTTTATTTTTACCAGCATGCTTACCAACAGCAACCGCTTCAACACTTAACTGTTCTACAAGATCAAGTGTTTGTGCAAAATTTCTTGCAGTTACTTTTACATTCCATCCTAAAGATTGTAGTTTTAATATTAATGGCGCAAATAATGGTACGTGAGGAGAGTTATCTAAATCAATCCAAAGTCTATGCAAAATATTTATTTTTTTGTAAGTTTTTGTTGAATTTGAATTATAATTTCTTTTAATTTATCTTCATTCTTAACAACTGAAAATGCTAATAACATCCATACTTGCCCCCACCTAGTAAATTTCCTTTTATCAATTTTTCCAAACTTGTTTATTCTATGAAAATATCTACCTTCATTTTTTGACCAAGTTAAACTGTCAATTTTTTCTAATAATGAAATTGCAAATTTATTATTGTTCAAAAATAAAATATTGTAAATAGAAGTAACTGCATAATTGTGAGGATCAATTGGATATTGATTATTTTTATAATAATTTATCAAGCCATCTTCCCTAAAAAATGTATTCTTATAAAAGTTTTCCAATAAATTAATTTTAATTTGGTAAATATCTTTGTCTATATATGGATTCAATTCTAATAACATTCTCAAAGATGCAATTACATATAGATGATGGAAACAATCTGTCCACATCCCATCTTTAGAATCTTTATATGGGATGTATCCAGTTTCATCAATTTCATCAATTGAGGTTTTAGCACATTCTGCTAAAAGTTTAAGTTTTTCTTTGTCTTCAAATATTGTAAAAACTAATGTCATTGAAGCACAACCAAGTAAATTAGCATTATGAGTATTTGAAATTGAATGTTTAAAATAGCCAATGAATGGTTGTTTAAATTGATTGTATAATAGATGTTTTGATATGTAATAATTAGCAGAGCTAATTAGTTGTAAATTTAATTTTTCATCATTCTTTAAAATTGATTCAACAGATAAAGCCAACATGGCAAAGGATCCAGGTACAATTGTAGAATCTCCCTTCTTATTTGTAGTTCCATCTAAAGTTGGCCAATTAAAATCATAACCCCAATAAATCCCTATTTCATCCTTTTTTGATATTGATAAAAGGCGCTTTATCATTTCATTTGAATTTGAATCTTCCCCATTTAACAAATAACTAAAATATGAACAACTATAAGTTTTGGGGTCTTCAATTAATGGAACTAACAACAACTTTCTAAGCCAATCAGGGGCTATCCTAGATCCAAATTTTGAAACTAATAATTGTAAATAATACCAATTAAATGGAATGAATTTAAAAAATAATGAATTTGGTAAATCAAAGGGATCATGCCCTTTGTAATCCAACTTTATTAAAAAGTTTTTTAGACTATTTATTCTAGAATTTATCAAACAAACTAAATAATAATTGTTAAAAATTTTATCTCAATATCACAAATTTACTAATCATTTTTTTTCTTTCAATTTCAACTATTAACAAATATACTCCATTCGGAAATTGACTTAAATCTAATGTTTTATTTAACTCATATTGATTACTAACAAGTTCTTCTTTACTTACAATAATTTTTGATAAAGAATTTAAAATTTTATAATTTAAAATATAATTTTGATCTGAATCATCTAAATTTATTTTGAAGGAAAGTAAATTGGAAATTATATTTGGGTATATAAATAACTTATTTGAATGATTATCTTTCAATATATAATCCTCAGAATTTACTTCTGTAATATCATTTATTTTGCCAATAATCGGAATATCTATGCTATCCATTGGATCAATAGAAAACAACTTCAACAAACCTTTATAGCTTCCCTTTTCTGTTGGAGTAAATTTAATTTTAAAAACTCGGTTTAAATCTGGTTGAATAATTAATGGGAATGTTGGTGGATTACTAATAGTAAAGGAATTATTTTGTAAATTATTTAATTCAGATGTAATAAAATAATTGCTTAATCTCAGTTCATCTGTCCCAATATTTAATAACGAAAAATCCAAATAATTGTTTTCAATAGTTTTAACATTTCCAAAATCTAACATACTAGGATTTACATTTAACTTTGGTGAAATTCCAATTCCTGTTAAATTAAACATTGTATTAAAACCTAATATATTACTTTTAAGTTCTAGAATTGCAGAGTATGATTTATCAATTAAAGGTGAAAAAGAAAAACTTAACATTAGTGAATCAGTGGGAGAAACGAATAAAGTTTTATCAAAATTTGGACTAATTAATTTTATAATGTTGTTGTTAGATCCATTATTTATCAAATTTCCTGATGTAATTTTTAAAGTATCACTACCAACATTTTTTATAATTGTATTAAGTGTATTACTAGTAGTTCCAATTCTCCACTTTCCGAAATTTAATGTATCATTATTTATTAATAACCTTGGACTTAAAACTTTACCAATAAGCGTAATAGTTTCAACTCCAAAATCACTAGTAACTTTTAATTTACTAACACTATTTTCTAAATCTTGAGGTGAAAATTTTATTGGTAAAATAATTTCTGTTCCTGATGAAATTTTAAAATTAGATTTTTCATTAAAAGAGAAAACATTTTTATCATTACTTTTTCCAATTAACTCAATTGAATTAACATTTAAGATACTAACACCGATGTTTTTAATTGAAAGATTACTAATTATAGAATCATTTAATCTTGAAATGAAATACATGGTATCTCGAGGATTCAATTCTAACTGGGGTTCAGTTGCAGGACTTAATACATTAGAATAAATCAAATCCATAAAAAAAGCTGAACCATAATTCTGCCATAATTTATCAGTGTATGATCTATATCTTGTTGATACATCAGGGGCTGAAGGAAATACCAAACTACCAGAATCTAACAATGTTACCTCTATGTAAAATGAATCTCCATTTTTAAAATTAATTTTTCTACCTAAAGACCTCAACCAAAAATCATTAATTATATCGCTATTAACATATTCCAATTTTAGTTGAATTAATCCAATAACATTACTAGGAAATCCATTTAAATCATCATAAAGAGTAATTTGAATTTTTGAGTCTTTTGGTAATTTTGAACCTTTATCTAATGCTAATCGAATTCCTACAACTGAACCATTTGAAGGAGCATTAAATTTAAGAGCGTACTTAGTTGTTGTACCGTTTGGGCATGTTACAAGATCTGTTGGTCTTGTTGGATGATGGATTATTTCATTTATTGAGTTTGACTCATTTGCTATCAAAATTACATTTGTTACCTTAGTATTTGTTACACTAATAGTGGATTTTTCATTTACATTATCTCGTAACATATCTCCATTTTCATTTGAACCATTGTACCATTCAGAGTAAATATTTGTGTTAATTGGAGTACTATAACTTGCAACAGATGAACCACCATTAAATTTCGAGTTTATGGGTTCAATCCTAATAAAATAATTTCCTTCAGGCAAGCCATCAATTCTGAAAAATCCTTTTGAATTAGGTTTTTGTGTTTGATCAAAACTAATTTTATCACCAGAAAAATAATCAACAACAGTTGAATATAAATTCCCATTATTAGCATCTACTGCAATTACATTTATGCCCGATAATGGACTATTATTTTGCTTGTAAATATTTCCAGTTATAGAACCATAAGAATTTGAGAAAGTAGGGTTTGGATACAATAAAGTCAATGATGTAATATCATCAGATTTTAATTTACCTTGATTATGATAATCAATTATGTTAGGGTACATAGTTGGGAATTCCCCATGTGAAGAAATTTGTGAATGTGCTAAACCAAAGAAATGACCTACTTCATGGGTCATTACTGTCTGGAATTTTTCAATTTCTAAAGTATCATTTTTAATTGCTAAACTGCCGCATAAAATGACAAATCCTTCAGTTAAATTAACTCCATCAGATTGAGATCCAGAAAATCCTAATACTGATTTTTTAGCTCCAACACCTAATAATGCATCAGTTATATCACCATTATTATCAAATACAATTGGATTTACATTATCATTAAATTGATTTGGACCAGAAATATATTCATCTAATGGACTTGTTACATCATGGGATAAAATTGATGAATATTCTATTTTTAAATTAGAATTTAATAAACTAGCCCAATTTGAGAATCCATTTATTGCTATTTGAGTTGCCTTTTGATTATTAAGAATTCCTAAAAGTCCTTGATCAGTTTGGTACTTAACAATATTAACTCTATAAACTGCTGGTATATTGCCAACTGCATAATTAGGTCCACCAGCAAACGACTTGCTTATACTTATCGTTATTGTTAATAATAAATAACAAAGTTTTTTACAACTATTCATTTGATTTTTGATTGTTAACAATTCTTTTTAACAAACTAACAAATGCACTTAATTTAACTTTTGAATTTCCATAGTACACTTCTAAATTCTCCTTGAAAGATTTATCAAGTTTAATACCTTGAAAAAAAATTTTTGTGGATTTAATATTTAGACTTTGATTAATAATAGTCCAAACCCCTTGATTCAAGCCTACTGGATTTGTAAAACCTAACTTACTTTCAGGATACAACATCACTAATACATTTTCTCCAACTTTAAAATACTTTATATGCTCTAAATAAATTTGTTTTTTTCCTATTTTGCCTCCAAATTGTTTGATTACAATAGTTTTATTAATTTCTCCTTTGATAACATTTTCGACATTAAATTCTGTATATGTGGAATATTGTTTATTGTTATCTAAAGAACTATTTACTTTAATTACAGATCCGATAAATATTCTGTTAGATTCATTAGTCATTTCTTTAAGTGATAACTCAAGTACTTGAGAAATAGAGTTTTCAATTTGTGTTGAGTATATAATTAATACGATAAATATATATTTAAATAAATCTTTAATCATTATTTAATTCTAATTTTAATAGAGTCTTTTGTTCCTAAATTATTACCTGTTTCTATCTTATCATTTATTGCAAATGGGTTTTCATCAATTAGCCACTTATCATTAATTTTTGCAACTTTAATTTCCTTTGTATCAGATTGACCAGATTCTCCAATTTGGAGATCAACAATAATCTTGCCAGTGTTGTTTTTATTATCAATTGTATTTTTAACCATGAAGTCTTCAAACAAGCCATTAACATCATCTTCAGAATGAGAGCAAACAAAAATCCCTTGAGTATCTTGTACACAACAATAATAGGTTATAATTTCGTCTATAGATTTTTGGGTAAACTGATTTGATAGAATGATTTTTAATGCAGAATAATCTTTAACTTCATTAATATCTAATTTGTAATAAATGTTTGAGTTAATTATCTTTTGATCTTCAGTAATAAAACCCTCTATGGAAGTATAGCTTGACAATGCTGATTCTATAAGATTCTCAGCTGAATTATCATTAAGAATACTTGTATTTGAAGAATCATCTTCAATAATCTGACCATTTGTTTGATTATTGTTGTTCAATTTATCGTCTGATCTTTTATCACAACTTGTAAAGAACAAAGTTATCAATAACAGAACAAAAAATACGACTATTTGGTTTAAGTAGTTTTTCATAATACACTAAGTTAATCAATCTTTTTGATTTAGAAAATTGCTTTTTATTTCATTAAAAATCTTTTATTTATTTATTTAATTAAATGTTAATTTAATTAATATGAAAATTTTAATTACTGGCTCTCAAGGTTTTGTCGGGTCGAGATTGGTAAAATTATTTCTTCAAAATGGACATCATATAGTTGCAGGGTATAACCAATTCCACTGCTTGCAAAGCTACTCTGCTCTGTATGAGCTTTTCAGGATTAATTGTACCGAAAAGATCGAATTGGAGAATGCAATTTCAGTTTTTCGACCCGACTTTGTTATTCATTGTGCAGCTAAAACTAACCCTCAAGTTATCTCAAGTAATATCTATGAAACAAATGTTCTAAGTTCTGAATTATTAGC
Above is a window of Chlorobiota bacterium DNA encoding:
- a CDS encoding choice-of-anchor D domain-containing protein — translated: MNSCKKLCYLLLTITISISKSFAGGPNYAVGNIPAVYRVNIVKYQTDQGLLGILNNQKATQIAINGFSNWASLLNSNLKIEYSSILSHDVTSPLDEYISGPNQFNDNVNPIVFDNNGDITDALLGVGAKKSVLGFSGSQSDGVNLTEGFVILCGSLAIKNDTLEIEKFQTVMTHEVGHFFGLAHSQISSHGEFPTMYPNIIDYHNQGKLKSDDITSLTLLYPNPTFSNSYGSITGNIYKQNNSPLSGINVIAVDANNGNLYSTVVDYFSGDKISFDQTQKPNSKGFFRIDGLPEGNYFIRIEPINSKFNGGSSVASYSTPINTNIYSEWYNGSNENGDMLRDNVNEKSTISVTNTKVTNVILIANESNSINEIIHHPTRPTDLVTCPNGTTTKYALKFNAPSNGSVVGIRLALDKGSKLPKDSKIQITLYDDLNGFPSNVIGLIQLKLEYVNSDIINDFWLRSLGRKINFKNGDSFYIEVTLLDSGSLVFPSAPDVSTRYRSYTDKLWQNYGSAFFMDLIYSNVLSPATEPQLELNPRDTMYFISRLNDSIISNLSIKNIGVSILNVNSIELIGKSNDKNVFSFNEKSNFKISSGTEIILPIKFSPQDLENSVSKLKVTSDFGVETITLIGKVLSPRLLINNDTLNFGKWRIGTTSNTLNTIIKNVGSDTLKITSGNLINNGSNNNIIKLISPNFDKTLFVSPTDSLMLSFSFSPLIDKSYSAILELKSNILGFNTMFNLTGIGISPKLNVNPSMLDFGNVKTIENNYLDFSLLNIGTDELRLSNYFITSELNNLQNNSFTISNPPTFPLIIQPDLNRVFKIKFTPTEKGSYKGLLKLFSIDPMDSIDIPIIGKINDITEVNSEDYILKDNHSNKLFIYPNIISNLLSFKINLDDSDQNYILNYKILNSLSKIIVSKEELVSNQYELNKTLDLSQFPNGVYLLIVEIERKKMISKFVILR